The genomic region TATCGACCTGCCTAACGTACCCGCAAATGTAGAGAAAATTGCTTTCTCCATTACAATCTACGAAGCTACAGAACGTAGCCAGAACTTCGGACAAGTCTCCCGTGCTTATGTGCGAATCGTCAACGAAGCAAACAGTGAAGAACTGATTCGTTTCGACTTGGGAGAAGATTTCTCCATTGAAACAGGTGTAGTTGTTGGTGAATTGTATCGTCATAACGGCGAGTGGAAGTTCAGTGCCATCGGTAGTGGTTACCAGGATGGATTGGTTGGATTGACACGCGATTACGGTTTGCAATAGGACGTACAGAACGACTTACAGGATGGGAAGAACCG from Paenibacillus sp. FSL R5-0341 harbors:
- a CDS encoding TerD family protein; translated protein: MAINLSKGQKIDLTKTNPGLTKITVGLGWDTNKYDGGKDFDLDVSVFCANANGKVEGEKNFIFFNNPQNENGSVVHTGDNRTGDGDGDDEQINIDLPNVPANVEKIAFSITIYEATERSQNFGQVSRAYVRIVNEANSEELIRFDLGEDFSIETGVVVGELYRHNGEWKFSAIGSGYQDGLVGLTRDYGLQ